The Lasioglossum baleicum chromosome 7, iyLasBale1, whole genome shotgun sequence genomic sequence CTCGCTTGCTAGATAATGTAGATTTCTACATAGTattgattaatttgttaatatttatttggtttttgacatttatttgttttttgGTTATCTACCAtcgaattgtaaaataataacagattagaataaacattcaaagacacacgtttatttattggaGAACTTTCCTCCACATAGGGCCGTTTCTAGGTGTACAGCCGCCTGCGTGCTGAGCAATTTTTCGCCGTCCCCCACCCTCACCTTGACaatgagaaaaaatatttaaaccagTATACATAAGTgctttattcaaatttataatgAGAAATTCAGAATACAATGAATTTGTTGTATTAACGCATTTTATAATCTAATAATATATCGCATTCCTAATAATTAAGGTGATCATTGACAGCTCTATAAGCAATATCAGAAGTGAAGTCTTCTCTTGTTAAATCTCCTACGTAACGCGGATTACAAACACGCTTTACTGATGTTAATGATTGAGTATCGCtactttttctgaaataagAATTAGTTTTTTAGAACAGTCATCACTTATTAAGATATGcataagttttttttttttttgttaaataatataatattataatataatataatattaattaatattatgttatattattttcttatttatgtttttattcatagatttttcTACCTTTTTAATAAggattttttcaatattgttaCATCTTCTTGGTTTTCCAATGTGATATCATTAGAATTCTCATTTGATCTAAAGTGTAACTCATCTACTTGAGGTATGGAtacatcattattattatcagaGTTATTAGGCTTCTTTGTCTGGCTTTGAACACTTTCACTACAAAAGTATTGAACAGgtttaatatcaaaatatataaTCTATATTATAAGCACTATTT encodes the following:
- the LOC143210468 gene encoding uncharacterized protein LOC143210468, whose translation is MVKKCCICKLQYSPDVTFHKIPKNEEVKLKWFAVIGRELKKYSTVCSNHFNERDFTYKVVGDNIKRFISPKAVPIIHGHSDSESVQSQTKKPNNSDNNNDVSIPQVDELHFRSNENSNDITLENQEDVTILKKSLLKRKSSDTQSLTSVKRVCNPRYVGDLTREDFTSDIAYRAVNDHLNY